CCAAGTCGAGCAAAGATTTGGGTGAGAATTGGGTCATTCCCTAAATACGAAACTCAGAGGATGTGCAAGTCATGGAAAACGTTCCACGCAGAACCGCAGTTTCTACCACAGTACTCGTTGGAATCGTCGTGGTCGTCCTTGTCGTGGCCGCGGGGGCCTATTACCTCTATCAGCCAAAGACCGGTACCTCCACCACGAGCACCACACCCACAACATCGACCACATCGACGCGCACCACAGTCGCAGTCTCCATGATACTCAACGGAATGACCAGCGCAGGCTTCTACAACAACCAGGTTGTCACGTTCGCTTACACCAAGGACTACACCTGCACCCCGGCCCTGACCAAGTACGCCACAAACCAGACCGAAGCCAACCTAGCCGCAGCGAAGACGGCCTGTGAGGTAGGTGGAGGCAACAGCACCGCGTTGGCCAACGCGGCACCGGTGTTCATCCTGGTCCCGGCCTATGCAGGGCTCTCGATCTTCGGGGTACCAGCCCTTGGCGCCACGAGCCAGGGCTACCCGACCTTCAACCACCAGCTCGTCTTCACCCAGTGCGGAGCCGGCGGGTCGACAGCAGCGTGCTCCGACCATCCGACACTGATCTACTCCCCATACTTCACAGCAGTCGAACAGCACATCGGCATCTACCAGGGCTACGGAGGGCTCCCTGAAGGCGTCCTTCCAACCCCGTCTCACGACCATGTAGTCGACTACTCGGGCGGCCCGAGCATCCCCTGGGATGTCATCACCGTCTTGGTCTTCGACCCCAACATCATGCCTGACGGCGCTACCGGCCAGTGCCACCAGCTGGTCAACTCGAACGCGACCAGCGCGACAGGCAACTGCCTGACCTCGTTCTCGGCGATCGCAAAGGCCATGGCGACTCACACTACCGCTAACGCCAACGCCAACAGCACCCAGAACGACCCCATCTACAACACCCTGGGCGGACCCAACGCACAGGTCCTGGTCCCCGGCGTAAACGTCGTCAGCGACAACTCGCCTACGAACACCAACCTCTTCCTGTACTTCAGCGTCGCATCATCCAACCCCTATCCATGAGCTGTAAAAGTGGCGAGCACCCGCTCGCCGCCTTCTTTGTTTCAAGCTCAAGCTTTTTGTCATCGATACCCGGTTGATTGGCCGTGGCGAGTATCCCATTTGGGGCAGAGCTCAATCTCGGAATTCAGGTCGTCTCCCTAGCGATCATACTGCTGGGGCTGCGCTTCGCCATCAAGACCCACAAGGCCTTCGCCCAGGGAAAGGAAGACGGTGCAAAGATGGAATGGCGGCACAAGAACTTGATGACCTCGGCGGTCATTCTCTCCGGTCTGGGAGCTGTGGTATGGATGATACCAAACTACTTCTTCGGATGGTTCTACACCAATGCGGGATTGGACTATGGGACGGGAGGCTATCCCAGCTATTACACGACCTTCGGGACGGTCAACCCTCACTGGTACCTCATCGATTTCATGGTCGGAATCGGGAGCCTGACGGCCTTTCTGGGCGTGTATCTCGTGCTCAGGATGCGCTGGAGCAAGTTCCCGGAGAGGCTCAAAGTCCAAAACTTCAGGAGGGTGATGATCGCGGCCTGGGGCCTCTGGTTCGTCAACATAATCGTAGGCTTCGGAGTCTTCTACTACTTCGCCTACCTCGTAACCGGATAGCCGACAGCGATTCCCAAGGTCAGGCGTAGTGCTGCTGCCTCAGCCAGGAATGAATCGCCAGCGACGCGATCGCTTCCATGGTCGTCCCCCTCTCCTCTGCGGCCCTGCGCAGCCCGTCCGCGACCCTGGGGTCGAGAAGGAGATCTAGCTTGACCGCATGCAGGTAGGAGATCTCTTTCCTGATATCCTCGACGGGCCTCTGGGGTGCCATCACGAAGTGGCTCACCACGCTCTCCGCCTCGGGCCCCGGAAGGGGCGCTATGGTCTCCGCCAGCTCCCGCATCTTGGATACCCGCTCTCTCTTCGGAAGATCCTGCACCGAAGGCGATTCTTCTGCCCTCTGAAGGAACGTAGCGTGTTTGACCGGCAGAACCCCCTCCCTCCTCTCCTGGGCCAGAGGTGACTGCTTCACAGTGATGTCTGAACCCGACTCCCTCCTTATGTTCCGCACCGCCTCGACAGCGCTTATTCTGTCCTCGATGTACCTCCTCGACTTGCCGATGGCCTTCGAGAGCTGCTCGACCGTCCCATAGACGCGCGGGTTGAGCTTGCGCAGGGAAGTCATCGCATCGTATTCCTCTTCAGGCTCGATGTCCCTCCGATGGATGTTCTCCACCAGCGACACGATTATCGCGTCTTCATCCGTCATCGGCCTGACGACCGCAGGCATCCGCTTCAGCCCGGCAATCTTGGCCGCCTCGAACCTCCTCGACCCCACTATCAGCTCGTAGCGGCCGCCAACCGGCCGGACGAGGACTGGCTCCAGAATCCCCTTCTCCTTGACGGAATCAACCAGGTCCCCGACTTCCCCTGGGGTCTTCCGCACGTTGGTCTTCCCTACGAAAAGCTTCGAAATCTCGACCAGCATCACTGTCCCGGTCTGCTCCTTCCAGCCCTGCTGAGCGGTGGTGAACCTCGCCAACCTGCATCGAGTTTCGCCGCGCAGGCTCTTAAAAGTATCCAGACATCAGGAATCATGCCGAAGCGTCGCCCATTCGTTAAATATCGAACCCCTCACATGATTCACCATGGACTTCCGGTCCCTGGGGAAATGGGGCTACGCGGGCGAAACCGTGGTCTTTGTCGCCCTGGCTCTATCCCTCTTCTACACCAGTGCGACCTATGCGACGAGCTCTTCAAGTTCAGTCGCCAATCCAACCCTGAGTCACCTGGTCTCTTATCTCACGACCCTCGCCGTCGCGACGCCTGGGGCCATTGTGGGCCTGGCCTGGTTCAGTGCCGGACGCGGCGGTCGCTCGACCCTCTTCAAGGTGACCGGCGTCTTCGGGCTGATCACTTCAATCGGCGGGGCTGCCTATGTCCTCTGGCTCGGTGCCGGCTTCCTGAACCTTGTCCCCGCCTCGCCGTCCACCTCCCTGGTCCTGACCTCTGCAGGCTCGACCCTCCAGACGCCTACTCCACAATTCCTGGGGGCGCTGCTGACGTTTCTGCTTCTCGGGGTCGCGGTGTCAATCGTCGCCGTCAGCTTCGTGGTGACCGAGATCGTGAGCTTCTTCTCCGCCAAGGGAATCTTCGGGGTGAGATATTTCAGATATGCCGCGTGGGGAAGGATTATCGCAATCATAGCGGGCGGGGTGATACTCCTAGTCGTCTTCTTCGAGGCGGTGCTAGCCTACGCGCTCTCAACGACCTCGCCCAACCCTTCAGGGGATGTGTTCCTCGGTCAGGCCCTGTTTGCAGGATACGGGGCGGCCCTGTTGCTCTGGGCCATACCAGAGATGCTGGCCGCCTTGGCCTTCCGGGCAATCCCGACGCCCGAGGCGCCCCTGTCCCCAGCGCCTATTCCAGTTTGACCTTGCTCCTGTAGGCGTCGATGTCCAGGAAGCCGTGGCCGCTGATGTTCATGAGGATGCACTTCTCCTCTCCCTTTGCCTCTGCCTTCTTCGCCTCATCGATGGCTGCCCTGACGGCGTGGGCCGACTCCCCGGCGATGAGCCACCCCTCGGTCTCGAGGAAGATCCGCGCGGCATCGAAGACAAGAATCTCATCGCTCGGATAGGCTACCGCCCTGATCAACCCCTTGTTCTTCAGGGCGCTGATGATCGGCGCTGCCGCGTGGTACCTGAGGCCGTCCGACTTGATCGGGGTCATCGAAGTCTCATGCCCCAGGGTGTACATCATGAGCAGAGGCGTATGCCCTGCCGTGTCCCCGAAGTCATACCTGTACTCCCCCTTGACGAGGTTCGGCGCTGCCTCAGACTGGGCCGCCAGGAACTCGCATTCCCTCTTCTTCTGCAGAACCTCCCCCATGAACGGGAGCGCGACCCCTCCGAAGTTGGAACCTCCTCCCAGGCATCCTATGACCAGGTCGGGGGAGTCGTCGACGCTCTCGAACTGCTTGATCGATTCAAGCCCTATGATCGACTGGTGAATCAGGACGTGGTTTAGGACCGAGCCCAGGCAGTAGGCTCTGTCGGGACCGAAATCAGTGTACTCCAGCCCTTCGGAGACCGCGATTCCAAGTGAGCCAGGGTGCTTGGGGTCCTTCGCCAGGAGACTCTTTCCAAACGCAGTCTGGTCGCTCGGGGACGGGTAGACCTTGGCCCCGTACAGCTGCATCAGGGTTCTCCTCTCTGGTTTCCAGTCGTAGACGGCCCTGACCCAGAAAACGACCGTGCGAAGCCCAAGAAGCGAAGCCGCGTAGGCAAGGGCCGTCCCCCACTGCCCCGCTCCCGTCTCTGTGACCAGCATCCTCTTCCCTTCTTTCGCCGCGTAGTAGGCCTGAGGGATGGCAGTGTTGACTTTGTGCGAGCCGGTCGGGCTCAGGTCCTCCCTCTTGTAGTATAACCTCACCTTCTTGAGGCCGAGCTTCGCCTCGAGGCGCTTTGCCCTGTACAGAGGCCTGGGCCGCCCTGCGTGGATGTACAGCTCCATGACCTCGTCGGGTATGTCAATCCAGCTCGAGGTAGACACCTCCTGTTTCAGGCATTCGCCCACCAACCGCTTCTTCAGAGCCTCCATCCTCGACTCTCCGTCCCCGGGCTCCTTTGGGGGCGGAAGGCCTCCCGGGATTTCAGGGACGATGTTGTACCACTTCTTCGGAAGCTGGTCGGGCGGGAGGATTATCTGGTCGATCTCCATCGCGGCGTATGTACAATTATGTACATTGTAAACCTAGCGCAGTGTCGCTTAGTCTAATTACCACCGAGTAGACGGTTGACCATGACCCGCGAGCTGGCCATCGAGGTCAATGGCCTGGTGAAGCGCTTCGACGAGAAGCTGGCCGTGGACGACATATCGTTCGAAACAGGCCGCGGCGAGGTCTTCGGCTTTCTCGGGCCGAACGGCGCGGGCAAGACCACGACCATCAAGATTCTGACTACCCTCCTCCAGCCAACCGCAGGCCAGGCCTCGGTCCTAGGCCATGATGTCAGGACCCAGGGAAAGAAGATCCGCGAGCGCATCGGCGTAGTGCAGCAACAGGACAGCTTCGACCAGGGCCTCAAGACGGAGACCAGCATGGACATCTACGGCCTCGTCTGGGGCGTCCCAAAGGTTGTGAGGAGACGAAGGATCGACGAACTGATCCAGCGCTTCGGCATGGAGGAGTTCAGAAAGACGCCCTGCGTGGACCTCTCCTCCGGACAACGTAGGAGGCTACAGGTCGCCCGCGAGTTCGTCCACGACATGGACCTCCTCTTCCTCGACGAGCCTACGGTGGGCCTCGACGCCATCGTCAGGAGGAACGTGCTGGACTTCTTCAAGGAGAAAGTGAAGGACGGCCTCACCATCTTCTTCACCACCCACATTCTCGAAGAGGCAGAGTACCTCTGCAACAGAATAGCGGTCGTCAACCACGGCAAGATAATTCAGACCGACACCCCGCAGAACCTGAAGCGCAGGTTCGGGAGCACCAAGGCAGTCGAATTCGGGCTCCTCGAAGGGGTCTCGGAGGAACTGGCGGAGAAGCTCAGGTCGCTGGGTGCAGTCTCGAAGCTCTCCCTGGAGGAGTCAGGGAGCTACCGGGTAACCACGTCCCGGCCAGAAGTGGTCATACCTGAGATCTACAAAGCGTCTGAGAGCCTAGGTCTTACTGTCTCCTCGATCTACATCGCCGAGGCGACCCTCGAAGACGCATTCATCTCTCTGGTTACGGAAGGAGGGAACGGAAGATGAACGTCTATGCCCGGCTCGTCTACAGGAACCTGAGAGCGAACCTGGACAGGATAACCGTCTTCTTCGAGCTGATCTTCCCTCTCTTCTTCATCTTCGTCCAGGGGTTCGGCCTTGGGGGAATAATCCCCCCTTTCGACGTAGGTGGAGTCAAGCTGACCTACCCGCAGTTCCTCGCGGCGGGAGCGGTCACCCTAACCGTGATTAACTCGGGGACCAACGCTGGTACCCAGCTCTGGTACGACAGGAAGAACGGCATGTTCGAACAGATTCTGATGGGCCCGTTCACCCGCGCCCAGTACATTTTCAGCATAATCCTCGCTACCCTCCTCATCGGACTGGCCGGTTCTTCCTTGGTCTTCCTCATCGCCCTCCCAGTCCTCGGCGTCAGCCTATCGGTCTCCCCCTTTGGCGCCCTTATGATCTTCCTGGCTATCTTCCTGGGCACCATGTTCTTCGGCGCCTTCGCCATAGCCATCTCGGTGGTCCTCCGGTCCTCGGAGACCTTCCAGATAGTCTCGACCTTCGCGTTCTTCGTCTTCCTCTTCGTCTCGACGGTGTTCTTCCCCGCCAACCTCGCTCCGGCCGCCATCCGGACGGCGAGCATCCTGAACCCCCTTACCTACGCGACGGACCTGTTCAGGGCGGGCCTCTTCTCGGCATTCACTCCCTTCAACCTGATAGAGCTAGGAGTGCTGGCGGCCGAAACCATCGTGATGTTCGTCCTCGCCGCGGCCGCCTTCAGTCGCATACGCGTCTGAAACGCCGGCCCAAACTTTATACTCGGCGTCCCAGCCAATTCTCTGAATGCTCAACAAGGAAGAAATGGAGAAGCTGAAAGCGAAGCTCGACAAGGAGTCGGTCAACGTCTGCTTCAACAAGGGAACCGAGATGGCCTTCACCGGCAAGTACTGGAATGACCACGACAAGGGGACCTACCACTGCATCGTCTGCGGGACGCCCCTCTTCAGTTCGGACACCAAGTTCGAGTCAGGGACGGGCTGGCCCAGCTTCTTCCAGCCGGTCGCCAAGGACAGCATCAAGGAGGACGCCGACCGGAGCTTTGGGATGGTAAGGACCGAAGTTTCCTGCGGGAACTGTGGCGTCCACCTCGGCCACGTCTTCGACGACGGGCCCAGGCCGACGGGGTTGAGGTACTGCATCAACTCGGCAGCCCTCGTCCACGAGAAGGACATGCCGAAGTCCTCCTAGTGGGGAGCCTCCCGCCGCCCAGCGACTGGACTTGGGCTGCTTCAGGGGCTTAATATCGACCTCGAGCATGTGGGCTCGCAAATGAATCCTTCTGATAAGTCATCACCCCTGCTACAGCCCGTCCGCGCCACTTCGAGCCCGATGGATTCCATGGCGAAGTGGATTCCCCTGGCAGACGACGTCACCTTCTGGCTCGCAGTCAACATCGTCCTATTCCTCTGCGTGGGGATCTTCCAGTTGGCCAACGGCTACGGGCCTGGCACCTTCTACTCGGCCGGCGCGATCATCCTCGCGGTCATCTACCTGTTCTCTGGATGTGGCGCAAGACGAACGCGAAGATGGCCCATCAGTGGATCATGATACTGGCGGGTCTGGCTGTACTTGGCGACCTAGTTGTCATCGCCTGGGTCTCAAAGGGGTCCTTCTCGGGAACGAGCGCCCTGCTCGGCTTCGCAGGAATCATGCTGGCTCGGTCGACCTACAAACAATCCAGAGCCTGAGC
The genomic region above belongs to Nitrososphaerota archaeon and contains:
- a CDS encoding ParB/RepB/Spo0J family partition protein, giving the protein MARFTTAQQGWKEQTGTVMLVEISKLFVGKTNVRKTPGEVGDLVDSVKEKGILEPVLVRPVGGRYELIVGSRRFEAAKIAGLKRMPAVVRPMTDEDAIIVSLVENIHRRDIEPEEEYDAMTSLRKLNPRVYGTVEQLSKAIGKSRRYIEDRISAVEAVRNIRRESGSDITVKQSPLAQERREGVLPVKHATFLQRAEESPSVQDLPKRERVSKMRELAETIAPLPGPEAESVVSHFVMAPQRPVEDIRKEISYLHAVKLDLLLDPRVADGLRRAAEERGTTMEAIASLAIHSWLRQQHYA
- a CDS encoding TrpB-like pyridoxal phosphate-dependent enzyme — encoded protein: MEIDQIILPPDQLPKKWYNIVPEIPGGLPPPKEPGDGESRMEALKKRLVGECLKQEVSTSSWIDIPDEVMELYIHAGRPRPLYRAKRLEAKLGLKKVRLYYKREDLSPTGSHKVNTAIPQAYYAAKEGKRMLVTETGAGQWGTALAYAASLLGLRTVVFWVRAVYDWKPERRTLMQLYGAKVYPSPSDQTAFGKSLLAKDPKHPGSLGIAVSEGLEYTDFGPDRAYCLGSVLNHVLIHQSIIGLESIKQFESVDDSPDLVIGCLGGGSNFGGVALPFMGEVLQKKRECEFLAAQSEAAPNLVKGEYRYDFGDTAGHTPLLMMYTLGHETSMTPIKSDGLRYHAAAPIISALKNKGLIRAVAYPSDEILVFDAARIFLETEGWLIAGESAHAVRAAIDEAKKAEAKGEEKCILMNISGHGFLDIDAYRSKVKLE
- a CDS encoding ATP-binding cassette domain-containing protein; protein product: MTRELAIEVNGLVKRFDEKLAVDDISFETGRGEVFGFLGPNGAGKTTTIKILTTLLQPTAGQASVLGHDVRTQGKKIRERIGVVQQQDSFDQGLKTETSMDIYGLVWGVPKVVRRRRIDELIQRFGMEEFRKTPCVDLSSGQRRRLQVAREFVHDMDLLFLDEPTVGLDAIVRRNVLDFFKEKVKDGLTIFFTTHILEEAEYLCNRIAVVNHGKIIQTDTPQNLKRRFGSTKAVEFGLLEGVSEELAEKLRSLGAVSKLSLEESGSYRVTTSRPEVVIPEIYKASESLGLTVSSIYIAEATLEDAFISLVTEGGNGR
- a CDS encoding ABC transporter permease — translated: MNVYARLVYRNLRANLDRITVFFELIFPLFFIFVQGFGLGGIIPPFDVGGVKLTYPQFLAAGAVTLTVINSGTNAGTQLWYDRKNGMFEQILMGPFTRAQYIFSIILATLLIGLAGSSLVFLIALPVLGVSLSVSPFGALMIFLAIFLGTMFFGAFAIAISVVLRSSETFQIVSTFAFFVFLFVSTVFFPANLAPAAIRTASILNPLTYATDLFRAGLFSAFTPFNLIELGVLAAETIVMFVLAAAAFSRIRV
- the msrB gene encoding peptide-methionine (R)-S-oxide reductase MsrB, with amino-acid sequence MLNKEEMEKLKAKLDKESVNVCFNKGTEMAFTGKYWNDHDKGTYHCIVCGTPLFSSDTKFESGTGWPSFFQPVAKDSIKEDADRSFGMVRTEVSCGNCGVHLGHVFDDGPRPTGLRYCINSAALVHEKDMPKSS